The Danaus plexippus chromosome 17, MEX_DaPlex, whole genome shotgun sequence genome contains the following window.
CCAAAATAGTTTCGTTTATTaggttgtttaaaaatagccttcatccgtgcaaagacgtgcgaagtgtattctgccagtgtcgtgtaaAATGGACGagacaaaacaaacattaaacacGAAATCATAAGTTGCCCGTTTCGTTTAAGATGacagtaaataaatgataCGAAAACCAGCAAATATGTCACAATCTGAAAAAGTATATTAGTAAGCTCACAGATTGCTTAAAAGTACTGAtgcgatttttttaaatgataaatcaatatgtttatcatcttaattttactaaaacttgAACATTTTCTTCTGGGTTTAAGTTTATTCTCACACAGCAAATTTATACCTCGCTAGTGGCCCTCGCCATTATGGCCAAGGTATCAcagatgatattaatatatttagcatATTATGAACGCAAATGTAATAGGTAGGTTTAAGTTACTATAGTCACCTGTCCAGAAGGTACTGTTTCAATTACGTAGTCTATAGATGCTGAGTCGTGAGTGACGCTTAAAATTAGTTTGGTAGAGAATGATAATAGATATTTACTAGACAATGAGGGAATGTTGACTTGAAGCTAGTAAAGTGTAGTTGACTGGTCACGAAAGGGAAAAAAAGTATTTCCCTTTAAAACTAGTTCCCAAACagcaaaaaaattgtcttgTCCTAACTGGTGAGGTAATTTTGGTTAGGAAAACATGGATATGAACAATAAAGCCCTTGTGAGGTATATTTCCAGCGATGAAACGGTTGTTATTTTTcttgctttttgttttttcactATATTTATCCGTCAAATGATTTTCTAAATTCGATTAACGTCAAAATAAGCGCCTCGTTTGGGATTCATAACCTGTAAAATGGTCTCTTTATTATACCTACAGCTGCCAACCTCTCCCCgtctattataatttcttttcagCCCCGTCTCAATTTTTTCGTTCATTATGTAACAACGTAAACATTCTTTAACTTAGCTTAGTATTTTCTTTAGTTCGTAAAAAAACgattctttataaatgttgGTAGAACTTTTTCTGTTAAACCTTCCCaagaaaactaattttatcttttcatttatacagtttttgaatttgtgtttagattgatgtttttttttctcagatattttctttaaatcaaatgtgtacattattaattatttaaaatatttttatttctcctATAATGATACAACATGACTAGGTAAACCTATTTTCccttaaatacaattattttactcGAAAATTTATAGATGCCTTATAGTTAGTTCAATAttgaatcaaaattttataacagtgcattttatttcgtttttattcaaaatattcatgaaattaaaataaaaatctaaacaaaataaagtaaattttaaataaaactattctatGAGGTATTAATGGCACAACCCTTTTCCATTATTAGgataaattgcaaaaaaataagagatcttatttaaattgatattataatagatattaacAGCTGCTGTTTTAGGAGCAGCAAGAAAAAAGGTCCAACGCATCTGTActgaacataataaaatacataaaatttaatcctaTCATTTTGCTACATATTTCCTTATAGCACAAAGAGAGAATTGTcatatttcagtaaaaaaaataagattgtcATTATACCTACGGATATACGCACAAAAaagattatgaaatattgtatgtaatgGAAAACATTTGCTAGATCTTCTATTTGTCGTACTATTAACACcagttcaatttatttatataaggctATGATAGTTGTACATTAAATTGCTACAAACTCCGGAGCTGGAACGGGTTCCGTTGGTCTTCTATCCAAATGGACTCTGTTTCTCATCAGTTGCAAACTATTCTCTGTAACTTTTGTACAACCTCGCACAAGAAGGCCTTCCAATTTTGGACAGTTGAATGCGAGAGCCctgtaatttagtttaaaattgtatcgTTTTATGTCATTgagaaatatcaaaaactgtatttcttttataaggatattacaaatattaaatatattatttcaagaaGCATATTGTGAATAGTGTTGTTGAGAATCGTTTATAGTTATAACACATACCTTACACCTTTATCTGTAATTTCTGAGCAGCCTCCTAAGTTGAGTAGTTTTAAAGACTTGCTGTACTTGGCCATAGTGTGCAGACACTTGTCGGTGATCTGTTTATTGCCTTCTAAATTCAGAGTCTTCAAATTtctaaatttcttaataaatataagtatgcaACCTTCTGATATTGCTGCACAGTGTGCTAAATCCACTTCTTCCAGTAAACTCTGGTGAAGTGCCAGGGCCTCCATTGCTCCTGTTGTCAGCCAATAACATTTAGACAGCTTTAAGACTTGCAAATTACTACAGTACAATATCGCAGGCTGTAAACATTTAGCAGACAAATTTTTACATtgacttaaatttaaactaatcagCCCTTTATTGTTGAGTAGTATAGGAATCAATTCCGCGTCAGTGATGGAAGCACACCTACTGAGATTAAGAACTTTTAATCTAGTACAATTCACAGCGAAGACCTACGACAAGAACCATAGTCACgtacatgtttattattattaaaatatcagtcgatattattgtatatactgATAAGTATACAATTCGTGAAtcctaaatacatatatcaattCTTACTTGAAATGTGTGTGGAGAAAATCCGTTATTTATGAGCTTCAGTGTTGTAAGTTTTgcgaaatacatatttataatttgaagacATGTTTTAGAAACGCatcgaaaattaaaacattcccGTATGTTTAAATAGGGAATTACTTTAGCCACCAATATATCCTCccaatataaatcaaaaaaatgcttatttctttttaagttcataatttaataaaaatccaaacaaatataaatgtttatttatttttctcgtCTGACAATTAAGAATTGTGTATATCTCTAACGTCAATTGTCAAAAACAAGATTGAtacttttaaatcaaatatatgagGTTTAGGATCTTGGTTTTTCGGTTctcatttaaaagatttatcttattaaatatatgaataaaaattaatttactttcttattttctttcgtctatataaatatatatagggtATTTCAAAGAGATTttctgaattttttaaatcacaatcTTTCCTTCTATCATCACTATACATCATCATGatcaattacaatttaatggaATGAagcaatattaatgtaatatttttcggttaTTACAGTTTTGATACATACAATGCAGTCTCttcatttaacttatttaattcaatacttGATATAGGTAGCGTGTTTACTTGGTACgtatcaagaaaaaaataaaaaatgcactGTTTTGCTGTCATACTTGTGAAATTGGGACTAAAGTAACACGTTGCATCATATTGGCTAAAATAATCATGGATAGCCGATAAATCGATTAAGTTCTAGGTTTACAAATACAATCTTTAAATGTCTATGACCATAATAGAATACAGCGAAAGATGAAACTCTCTTGACGCATTTTCAAGAATGgcaattaattacaaaagcaCTATTAGACTTCACAAGCATTTGTACAAAATCATCTTCTAAGCCAGTCACTTgtacagttattttaattaaaaattcactttTAGTTCCATTATGGCTTACATAATAAAGATAGTTGAGACTCCACGTCCCAATCgcttacttattaaattaatatttattgcccATTCTGGatctattaatttcatttaatcgacgtaaaatattatagaactactcactaaaaaaaacataccttttattcattcatttacataattattgtaattgtgaaactattttaatgtgttactaaagtataattatgataaatataagtgtaAGTAAATATGGCGTAGTCAGGTGTTGTTATGGTTACGAGGTATGTGCGGCTGGGGGCGGTAAGACAAAACACACAAGAGGTTTTTAAGGATATATAAATCTCTGCATAATCTTGTTAgaatctgttttaatttacatgatAGTACAATAAttgcgatggacccggcacccgcacggtgagtCCATGTAATGcaaagaggtttcgtctctatttaatttttctgtcaacttaaaataaattcacatttaaaataattcaaaagtaTAACACTAtgatcaacatttttaatgtatttttttcaattttttcaaTCAATCTTTAGTTTGTAGGACTACGTCAAGGTTATTTATCACTTCTTAATGTCTTCCTCTAATCAATGgtcattgtttaattatagtaGGTATCTAGTAAGACTAGCATACGTaatgtttcatttacattttacaatgatattagcaaaaaaatgttactgtCGTTAGTTTAATTCAAAGTTCTGAATGAGTGTTGAATAGTACAAAGTCCGTATAGAATATTCACGAATAACGATATTATTCCCATTATGAGAATATCACAAGCTTTAGCGACGAATAAAAACAGCTATTCAAATCaccagtttttatttaaacagtttttttgttGGAATACATAATGGCTGTGTACGCCAGATTCCTCAGTaggtataattattaaaataaaaatgttttgagttTTATCTCCCCATAAACTTATGCTCCGAGGTCggtgattgtttttttatatttagcatGCAGCAAAAAATCCTTAATGCGTTAGTTTGGGACATTGTAAAGACAAATAAGTGGGATTTTCCGTAACGGACATTGacttataaagatttaatagcAAAAAACAAAGACTATAGACCCAAACAACAATTTTCTGTATGAGTAAgttttttcgtaatttttttgtaacccGCATTATTTTCTTTCGAAGTTTCAAATTGTCTAAGAGTGAATGCAGCTCATTTTTCTGACAATGACAAAATTGTAAGAAAACCAATTACACCTTGAAGACCCCAAATTTTCTACCCTCTGGATACAGTTAGTCACAGGCGTATTATAAGATAACTAACGCACAGTGGCCCTCCGTCCTTTCGCTGTAGACCTTCCTCGCATCCGGACGAAGCGATAGAGGTACTTAGGTTCCTAACAGGCAAAGTGAAGGATATAAAAGTTTGCTTGCCACTGTATTTTCttcgaataataaaatggGCGTCGTCAAGAAATGCGTGAATAGGCTGTTACTGAAATGATGCGTTCACCACCTTCTAACGAATGGAATTACAGTTTAGCACTATCCAGTCGAAACGAATGTAAAATCCACTCACAATAATGGGGGATCTTACGGTTAATTTAACTTGGTATTTTGTGTGACGTACATGCAATCATGTAATAACGGTGAAGGTTATCAAGGTAACAGTGATTAGGTCTTTACTGGGACAGTGCGTTTGTCCTTAAGGTTTCATTTCTAGCTACCATCAACTAGGACGAGAGTCAAGCGaaagaaacattaatatttaataaaaagtatccaATTAATAATGCTATTTTATTCTATGACTTTTTACGATCATAGTCTGCCATACGCAGAGACGTTAAAAGAGTGTGTACACCTAATTAATGAGAATATAATACTACACACATCAACGTTGCCTAgggatatttcatttttccttatatgaaattctgtatatattttgtttaaacaattatatatgaaatttaggtttatattatggtttatacttgcaatacataaaaagagattcttcaaatatttttaatttatttttctgtgtGTACTTTGTACATAATGGATTTTATGTAGGAAatcatgaaaattaaagtcataaaataacaaaaaaaaaaaacatttacataaagttaatattaattagagtTCAGTATCGGTTATTCGTgttcaaaataaagttatcCAAATCGAGATCTGGTATCAGGTCCTAGATTCTTATCAAGTGCAGGAAAAGTTGTTCTTCTGTTATCAAATTTGGAGAATAGCTCTTCGTTGTAACATGTCCCATGCGTGTTCAATGGGATTCATGTCGGGGGACTGAGCAGGCCAGTCCATAACCCTGATTTCATGTTCCCTAAGCACAGTTGATACCAGCTCAGCCATATGTTCATGAGCATTATCGTGCATGAGTTGGAACTCCTGACCCATTTGTTCCCTGTGTGGGATAATCACAGGTTCCACTACCTCATTGCGGTATTTCAGTGCATTCATTTTCTCTTTTACCCAAATGAGATCGGTTCGCGCACCGATACGAATACCAGCCCATATCATAATAGTGCCGCCTTGAAATGAATGGACTTCTTGTGGATGCTGGAGACGGCTTCGTCTACCAGGACCTCGCAAAACCCTTAATCTTCGTGAATCCGGATGAAATCCAAACCGAGACTCATCAGAAAAAAGCACGATGGACCATTGCTCGTCACTCCATGCGAAATGTTCTCGAGCCCACAATAGTCTCTGTCCGTGATTGCCACGCCGTAAAGCTGGAACCCGAAGTGGTCTGCGAGAATGAAGACCAGGGTCATGTAATCTCCTTCTTACAGTTTGGTCACTAACCGACAATTCGTGGTCAGATTGTAGCCTAATGTAAtgttaatatctaaaatatgaGTGCTGCTAGTGCTGCTATCTATGTAAAACAATGTGTCACTTTAGTTAGAATAAATAAGTCGTTCAACTGCCTTCGAAAGAAACGTTGCTTTATTATATAG
Protein-coding sequences here:
- the LOC116771539 gene encoding F-box/LRR-repeat protein 15 isoform X2, with translation MEALALHQSLLEEVDLAHCAAISEGCILIFIKKFRNLKTLNLEGNKQITDKCLHTMAKYSKSLKLLNLGGCSEITDKGVRALAFNCPKLEGLLVRGCTKVTENSLQLMRNRVHLDRRPTEPVPAPEFVAI
- the LOC116771539 gene encoding F-box/LRR-repeat protein 15 isoform X1, with the translated sequence MNLKRNKHFFDLYWEDILVAKVIPYLNIRECFNFRCVSKTCLQIINMYFAKLTTLKLINNGFSPHTFQVFAVNCTRLKVLNLSRCASITDAELIPILLNNKGLISLNLSQCKNLSAKCLQPAILYCSNLQVLKLSKCYWLTTGAMEALALHQSLLEEVDLAHCAAISEGCILIFIKKFRNLKTLNLEGNKQITDKCLHTMAKYSKSLKLLNLGGCSEITDKGVRALAFNCPKLEGLLVRGCTKVTENSLQLMRNRVHLDRRPTEPVPAPEFVAI